From Plectropomus leopardus isolate mb chromosome 4, YSFRI_Pleo_2.0, whole genome shotgun sequence, the proteins below share one genomic window:
- the rhoh gene encoding rho-related GTP-binding protein RhoH → MNGLEEMSIKCVLVGDSAVGKTALLVRFTSETFPDTYKPTIFENTGVEVYMDGVQISLGLWDTAGNDNFRQIRPRSYQHADIVLICYSVANPNSLASVQHKWIAEVRENLPKVPVLVVATQTDLREVGVHRGSCISAAEGRRVAHEVHAKGYLECSSLSNRGVQQVFEHAVRTAVNQARKQARKRMFSINQCKVF, encoded by the coding sequence ATGAATGGTCTGGAAGAGATGTCCATAAAGTGCGTTCTGGTCGGGGACAGTGCCGTGGGCAAGACGGCCCTGCTTGTCCGCTTCACCTCAGAGACCTTTCCGGACACCTACAAGCCTACGATTTTTGAGAACACAGGGGTGGAGGTGTACATGGATGGGGTTCAGATCAGCCTGGGGCTGTGGGACACTGCAGGCAACGACAACTTCAGACAGATCCGCCCGAGATCCTACCAGCATGCCGACATCGTCCTCATCTGCTACTCCGTGGCCAACCCGAACTCTCTGGCCAGCGTCCAGCATAAGTGGATCGCTGAGGTTCGAGAGAACTTGCCCAAGGTGCCGGTGCTTGTCGTGGCCACCCAGACGGATCTGCGGGAGGTGGGGGTGCATCGGGGCAGCTGCATCTCAGCAGCAGAGGGGAGACGCGTGGCTCATGAGGTCCACGCTAAAGGCTACCTGGAGTGCTCGTCCTTGAGTAACCGTGGCGTGCAACAAGTGTTTGAGCATGCGGTGCGGACGGCCGTAAACCAGGCCAGGAAACAGGCCAGGAAGCGGATGTTCAGCATAAACCAGTGCAAGGtcttttga